The sequence CCCTCACCATCCCTCTCACTACTGGTGAGGTCTGGCAGTCTCAGGACATGTCTCCTGGGCAGGACCAGGGTCTCGTACGGCCACACGGCCCAGTATGGCACCACCACCAACCAGTCCTCGTTCTCTACAACTACCCGAACCTGCAGGAGGAGCAGCAAGTATTTAAACTTTACCTCAGGCCATTCTAAAAATCGTAGTCCGCACTGTGTAATAAATTTAAATTTTAAACTTATCtcgtgtatttgcagccagtaccataggcaggtacccacagtgagtaatgaggctgattaacgtggtcgaggcacctccttgagcACAGGACCCCGGTTTACGTCCCTCTCGGAAGACTATTTTTTTGGAATGACCATTCTTGGTTGGCTACAGCATCCGATTGTCCTTGGTTGGTCACCCACCCAAGAACTGACCGTACTACGCATTGCTTAGCTTCCGAGATCGAGGTATCGGGTGTATCACGCTACACGGCACAAAAGAACATGCTGTCTTCTCTAAGCCCCTGAGTCACAAATCAACTGCTGAGCTTACTCAATGGGTTTGCAAGCTCCAAATGGGCATGTTCGGAAAAAGTATGGCTGACATCCTGTCAATTACTAGGAATCCTGTCAATTTCGGGTGATTGTTAACAGCTCATCCATTGGGATTTACCGGTAAACCTCCATGTGATGtcagttgtgcaccaaaaaggcaagaaagacaATGTCATTGACTACTTTCTGGAATGATACATAATGTACACCAAGCCCCATCCACTTTACAACAGGGCAGATTTTCAGTGAAAAACATGTTCGACAtttgggtgattttgaaatttggcgAGCTCCAGCCAATCTAAAAATTTGGCCAGCATTCTCTGAAGTTGTGACGCAGGCTTAAGGGCTAAATTGTAGAGGTATGCTTAACAAAAAAAAGGCTATACCCCATTCTCTTTCTCCAATTTATAGTAATCCACGAGCATTGGTGACTGGTGTTTGTTGAAGTACTCTCTCTGGTTCTTGTCCTGGAACAAATAccacaaaatgaagaaattacattatacaacatttttcttacaGCATCGTTACAAAtgttactgaaaaaaaatgttactgttatatacagtaactgttgtaaaaaTCActaacaaatacaaatgtatcagcatcaacatgatTATAAAGGTGAACAACAATGCTCTAAGCTGTGAATGTAACTGAAAAATACCTACTTCAGCGACTGCTTCGTTTGGCATAAAGCTGCTGGCCCAGACCTGACagtgggggtgggggttggAGCACCCCATCACAGCTCCCTTGTTCTCAAACAACTGTACAGGGAAGGGGAAATATTGGAACTGAGAACTTCAAACCAGTGTAGTATATTGTGTTGTTAAAGGTAGGTAAAGGTTAAGTCCAATAGCCTTTCTGAGTCTGTTGGGGTAGTGGGAAGTTAGTTATCCAATGTGTCtcagggcatggtattggaaggtggagtccatccctctccttccaccacctttttacctccccaaccaactaaccatttttacacattggtgaggaaagtcgtgtcaagtacctttcccaagggcacagcgttggtggcatgtcaggggattcaaactgcttctgggccaaacaacCTAACCGTAATCCAACATGACATTACTggacatccacacacaagttGGACATCAGAAAATATCTTCGTATCAGATTAAAAACTTCCAGTCGTAGATAATGTACTGAGACTCGAACAGATACTTTTTTCAATCCACTATCAATACACTTTTAACTGCTATAATGATATTAATCAATGGTGTCTGATCTGTGAGTGTGAACTACTGACCTGCACCCATCTGTGATTGGTCCCAAGGTCAGTGGTAATCTCCGCCCACTTGTCAATCACAGCTCTGATCTCAGCCAATGACATGAGTGGGAGTGTGATGTCAGTCCAAGGGTGAAAGCACATCACCTGGCTGAGGATAAAAACATAATTATGTGACCTTCAACAATTGTTCCAAAGTTGATTTCCAACCTATGCTCAAGAGATTACTCCTTTAAAAGTTAAAGATGTTGTTGTCCACCTTGTAGTGCTTAATGGCACATAATacgttttcttgctgtttcagtagcagggtacatTTCTACAGGGAGGGGTTCCTATAgcctttaacatgcttgaggcacctcctcaaataTGGTGCTACCCCATCtaagatgcccttcccaggatttgaaccaaggTTTGACCAATTAACTGGAACCAGGAGGCTGCTAAAAGGTCTCCCATATAAAGCTGTTGACAAAGCTGAtaaaattcttaaacaatgttaaAGCTTTCTAGACAGATCAGGCTGTCTCCAGTACCCATCCCTCTTTCGATAACCAACATGGGTTCCCAAGCAGTGGAAGGCCAGGGACGGAAGAACATGGACTGATCTGAATAGCTGGGAGATGTTTCAGACATGAGATTTTACCATTTCCCTCTTGCAGATGCTGTCTGTAGGAGTGGATGTTCACTTGGACCTGGAACACAGAAATTGACAAAATGAGTCGTAATCTGGTACATGGGGAAGTTGAAAGCACAGAGTAAAGTATTAGAgaccaacatacatgtaggtataccTGTTGTATTAACACTTGCATCAGTTGAAACAGTTGAGGATCAACTTACACATCTTCTGATTCTCCAGATATTTGCTGAGCACTCAACAACTTACTCCATTGTATTCTTAGGACATCTATAATTGAGGCATGGATAAAATGTGGGGTAAGTTTTCATCACACCACACCTGGGTCAGGTGCGTCTGGCTGGAGGGCTGGGAAGTCGTTGTCAAACAGGAACGTGCTGTCATAGTCTGGGTTCACCTGTTGACAGAAGAAACCACTTAGTGGCAACAGAAGCAATCAGCACATTTTGGATCTAACATTTTGTAgcgtgtgtagtccagtggttagcgttCTCACCTTTTAAGTCAGGAGTTTGATCGTGGCTGTTGCTGCttacccgacatgcacgctactggaaaggctTGCAATTTTTAGGAGGGAATGTTAAGAGTCATGTtcaactgttcattgtgcttgtcattAAGAGCTTAAAATGTAGGGAAATTTCTCCtctacaatgaacctgtagatAATGAATATATTGAGTCTGTCATGACCAGTAGAACTACAAGAATAATTCTTCAGTGAGCTTAATTGAATCAAGATCAATTTCTTCCATA comes from Branchiostoma floridae strain S238N-H82 chromosome 2, Bfl_VNyyK, whole genome shotgun sequence and encodes:
- the LOC118432730 gene encoding galactose-1-phosphate uridylyltransferase-like; this encodes MQQFPEKNSEQLHQHVRYNPLKGDWVLVSAHRMKRPWSGQQENPPEENIPRHDPKNPLCPRATRANGKVNPDYDSTFLFDNDFPALQPDAPDPGPSEHPLLQTASARGKCQVMCFHPWTDITLPLMSLAEIRAVIDKWAEITTDLGTNHRWVQLFENKGAVMGCSNPHPHCQVWASSFMPNEAVAEDKNQREYFNKHQSPMLVDYYKLEKENGCGLRFLEWPEVKFKYLLLLLQVRVVVENEDWLVVVPYWAVWPYETLVLPRRHVLRLPDLTSSERDALADITKRLLCKYDNLFEVSFPYSMGWHGAPTGDLIEAENGHWQLHAHYYPPLLRSATVRKFMVGFEMLAQAQRDLTAEQAAEKLRNLPELHYKIKRQQEN